One genomic window of Nicotiana sylvestris chromosome 10, ASM39365v2, whole genome shotgun sequence includes the following:
- the LOC138879437 gene encoding uncharacterized protein — MKPLVLAAPIPGKPLILYISAQERSVGALLAQENSEGKEKLKYLSRMMTPNKLNYSPIEKLCLALVFSIQKLKYFFQAHAIKGQALADFLADHLIPDDWELTNELPDEDAMVIEVQPPWKTYYDGTTHRTRANAGVVFVTSQGEVLPYSFTLTQLCSNNVAEYQSLILGLEMAIKMKQLQLQIFGDSQLVINQLLGSYEVKKP; from the exons ATGAAGCCTCTAGTTTTGGCAGCCCCTATACCTGGAAAGCCGTTAATACTATATATTTCAGCACAAGAGAGGTCTGTTGGAGCATTGTTGGCAcaagaaaatagtgaagggaaagaaaagttgaagtacttgagcaggatgatgacaccaaatAAGCTGAATTATTCGCCAATCGAAAAGTTATGTTTGGCACTAGTCTTCTCAATCCAAAAGTTGAAGTACTTCTTTCAAGCTCAT GCTATAAAAGGACAAGCGTTAGCAGATTTCTTGGCAGATCACCTTATACCTGATGATTGGGAGCTAACTAACGAACTCCCTGATGAGGATGCAATGGTcattgaagttcaacctccatggaagacGTACTATGATGGTACTACACATCGCACAAGAGCTAATgctggcgtagtatttgtcacttctcAAGGTGAAGTTTTGCCCTACTCTTTTACATTGACGCAACTCTGCTCTAACAATGTTGCTGAGTATCAATCactaatacttgggcttgaaatggctaTCAAAATGAAGCAGTTGCAATTGCAAATCTTTGGTGACTCTCAGTTGGTGATCAATCAGCTtttaggtagttacgaggtcaagaaacCTTAA